GAGAATATGATGTACCACTGTCCTCTGTTGGACTTGCTGGCACTGATGAGCATGAATCTGTTCAGCAAATACAAAACCAATTCATGAGCTTGTGAACAGTTGGGAAAATATGTGAATGAGTTTGCGGTCCCCTCTCACTCAGCACAGCCTGTGGAACTGCTCTTGAGCCAGGCACCAAACGCCACATCTGCCCCAGTGGCACTGctgcaaaatcaaatgaatgcaGAGTGAGGCTCAGTCTCAGTTGCTCGTCTTAGTTTAGAGTAGCATCTGCCAATTTAGATATCCTACCTCTACCTTCGGTTTTGACCGTGTGGTTTTCTGTTACaaacctcctctcctctgtgtttgtaactggcttttgtttgtgttttgttgcatgGATGTGGCTATCTTTAGGTCGGTGGCCTGAGTGTGACAGTCTTCCTCCTCGCCCCgtgctgcttttgttgtctttattttgtctgctggtgtgttttcttctgaaatttGACTGTTTTGCTTTGGTAATCTGCCCACTGGAGCAGCGCCTGGTGCACACGTGTGACCACGAAGGGGTCTCCTCCCCCTGTGGTccctctcaagatttcttccattttcccctgtttcacttctgttttttgGGCAGCTTCTTCTTGTCTGCTATGAGGATGAAGTCAtgtgtcatcctgttttgtctgttgtaaacttgtggccATGTAAAGCCCTTGGAGACTGTAAACTCTGAcaagggctctaaataaacttaaacttgaCCTGGAAATTTTGCTGCATAGATATGAATTTGTGCAAACCATTCTTCCAGGGTGATAATGTAAGTTATCATTATTCCAGTAAGTAAGATTAttaagttattttttctctatGTGAGTCCAATTAAAATAGGAAACAGATTCatacaaaaccaaaaccaatgTAACTCagtatgtataatatttattttgcagtataaaaaatgaatgaatataaagaaatggcaaaaacatTAAATCTGTCATAAAATTGCAACAATGTATAATAAACAGTAATAATCACAACTGTAAGGGcacaagggagtaattttgcctaggaCGCCAACATAGGCAGGGCTGGCACTGATTATCAATCAGAAATGCAACATTAAATGCAGCAAGCCTTTAGTTACTGGTGAGTCCTTGACAGCAACTAGAGCAATGATCCACTGGAGTGAATGTTTGTCATTCTCACAGCATCTTCCTCCACTGGACTTGGACGGCTGAACATTCGATGCAGCATAGACTTCAAGTGACTCCTAAACTTGACCccaaaaaatgcataaaagacTGGGTTGAGACAGCAGTGGGAGAAAGCAATGAGTCGGCTCACGGCAAATGCGTAGTCAAGCCggatggctgcttcacatgcaTTAAATGTAGGCAGAAAGTGGGCGGCCGACAACTGCAGAAAGATGGTCACATTGTACGGTATCCAGCTGAGGAAGAACAAAGCCACAATGCAGAAGATTAGTTTCACTGTTCTGTTCCTCATGTGGGATCTTGTTCCCACGATTCTCCCAAGTATTCGAACATAGCAGAAGGTCATCATGGCAAAAGCGATCAAGAAAAAGATATTCTGTTGGTAGATGATGAATTTTCTCCACCATAGATCCTTGTATTCACAGGCACAATATTCTTTGTCCGTGTGGTGGATCACGGCGATGGAGCTATAGAGCAGTGAAGGCATGGCTGCTCCAATACTCATCATCCACAGCACTACAGATATAATGACCCCATAGCTCAATCTCTGTGAGCCAAATTCAGAAACAGGATGGACCACAGCCAGGTATCTGTGGATGGTCATGATGGTCAGGAACAAGATGCTGCTGTAAAACCCAGTGAAGAAGATGAAGGCCACAATTTTGCAAAGGACATCTCCCATGATCCAGCCCCAGGTGTGGTAAATTGCCCAGAATGGGAGCCCAGCAGTCAACAGAAGGTCAGCAATTGCCAAGTTGAGGATGAAAACGTTGGTGAGAGACTTGAAGTTTTCATATAAGGCCAGGATGACAAGGACGAGGATGTTGCCTGTGAGACTCAGGACGATCACGACAGAGAAGGCAGATGGCAGATGGCAATGGATGAAAACTTGACCAATCTGCCATTGTCACAAAGTTCATCTTCATATTCCCAATCATAGATATATACACTATCATTCCAAGTGGTGTCCATTCTTAACTCgacctaggaaaaaaaatattgtagtgATGCATATGCATTATTTGTTCCGTCTCATCTATTACTCTTGTTGGTCATTAGTTTATGCAATTAAgtgagacaaggagaggaataACAAGGTGATGAGTGAAAAGGCTGACAAAGAAATGATACACACTAGGGGTGTAACGATACACAAAAAATACGGTTCGGTGTGTACGGCaaatgtgtggcaaatttcagaattttatctcaaaaactcaatttttgacagcattttgaattttgctctcgtgAACAATTGGaatcaatgcaagaatggcatttttaaacatcagtttttcacttatgaaGCAAATcgatcatttaaaaaaatgatcagcATCTCCATGTTGTCTAggtgcaatatgtgtattttcagatttttgtcttaataactgaattttcgatagctgtttaaaatctgcctttccatgcatggatggctgctgtcctgcacgtcagtgattggctcagtcagtttgtgaagcaaCATGCAatgttttagctcagtgagatagaagCCAGTCCACGGTGTCGAAGATTGCGAGTTCAAGCCTCaccttgtgcaacattcccatgtgcgaaaactcaccaaactttgcacaaaggtccagtcccatgtcagatttcctcagctgcaaacacaagccaatagtcctgatggtggcgctacagcaagcctctaaatttcaaaactttgaaatttataataaatcaaccatatgtgctacagctttgcaactttcaccaaaatgtagccccaataccgaagaaacctttgtacactttacacttaaacatcggtttttcacttatggagcaaatcaaatcttttttttttttttttttttttacagtggcttgaaatctgcctttccatgcataggcggctgctatcatgtgactgtcttagtcagtttgtgaagcctcacatgaaatgGCACTTGCCAATTAACTCAGAGAtagagcattgtccttcatgcAGGAGTgcaactgtgagttcaagcctcaactgatgcaaaatgcacattaaaatgccacctttctctacatcttcctattctccacttgttccTCAGAATTGCCTGAAATTGCCCGGCCCCGActattgctgcacagcagctatagtTATGCTTCTTCTTCGAGAAATTAGACGCTTCCATGgcgtactgctgccctctgTTTCGCACgtgtagctgcaggtggatatggataaatgaaaacGAAACTTATGTTCCGCCACCTATTATACTCGTCTCATGTGCTAACTCACCCGTGTTGCACACCTCTGTACCGAACCGAAGGCCCTGTATCGAAAATTTTCAATACGAATACATGTACCGTTACACACCTAATACACACCATGTCATGGAAATTATTTCTAACTCCGCTGTGACAACAATCGAGGAGGAAATAGacaaaaatctatctatctatctatctatctatctatctatttatctatct
The genomic region above belongs to Myripristis murdjan chromosome 24, fMyrMur1.1, whole genome shotgun sequence and contains:
- the LOC115356323 gene encoding LOW QUALITY PROTEIN: chemokine XC receptor 1-like (The sequence of the model RefSeq protein was modified relative to this genomic sequence to represent the inferred CDS: deleted 2 bases in 1 codon) translates to MDTTWNDSVYIYDWEYEDELCDNGRLVKFSSIAIPSAFSVVIVLSLTGNILVLVILALYENFKSLTNVFILNLAIADLLLTAGLPFWAIYHTWGWIMGDVLCKIVAFIFFTGFYSSILFLTIMTIHRYLAVVHPVSEFGSQRLSYGVIISVVLWMMSIGAAMPSLLYSSIAVIHHTDKEYCACEYKDLWWRKFIIYQQNIFFLIAFAMMTFCYVRILGRIVGTRSHMRNRTVKLIFCIVALFFLSWIPYNVTIFLQLSAAHFLPTFNACEAAIRLDYAFAVSRLIAFSHCCLNPVFYAFFGVKFRSHLKSMLHRMFSRPSPVEEDAVRMTNIHSSGSLL